From a single Lentisphaera profundi genomic region:
- a CDS encoding helix-turn-helix transcriptional regulator, whose protein sequence is MDKKKRNIKIIEMSSSMTHKQIAKELDVSVKTVQRTIKNVHLKMSTSKPKNVHQGCPPKMSTTDINQGCPLDKKGLTIEDFTHHKTILFEGCSINQLETAVYHLEGKLKNMLTRSR, encoded by the coding sequence ATGGATAAAAAAAAGAGGAATATTAAAATCATAGAAATGTCTTCTTCTATGACTCACAAACAGATTGCAAAAGAACTAGATGTAAGTGTCAAGACAGTTCAAAGGACAATAAAAAATGTCCACCTAAAAATGTCCACTTCGAAACCTAAAAATGTCCACCAAGGATGTCCACCCAAAATGTCCACCACGGATATCAACCAAGGATGTCCACTGGACAAAAAAGGTCTGACTATTGAAGATTTCACTCACCACAAAACAATTTTGTTTGAGGGATGCTCAATTAATCAACTTGAAACTGCGGTTTATCATCTAGAGGGTAAGTTAAAGAACATGCTAACTCGTTCTAGATAG
- a CDS encoding helix-turn-helix domain-containing protein: MNKSQAFETAKNILKDHIPNLTLQKLSILESNETSNFEQFYKIKEVADKLHCSSRHVWNLIERGEVGAVKIGGITRIKHSEIERLTA, translated from the coding sequence ATGAATAAGAGTCAAGCATTTGAAACAGCAAAAAATATCCTGAAAGACCATATCCCTAATTTAACACTACAAAAGCTCTCGATTCTTGAGAGTAATGAAACGTCAAACTTTGAGCAATTCTACAAGATCAAAGAAGTTGCTGATAAGTTACATTGTTCATCACGCCATGTGTGGAATTTAATTGAACGTGGTGAAGTAGGTGCAGTAAAGATAGGCGGAATCACTCGTATTAAACATTCTGAGATAGAAAGATTAACAGCTTAA
- a CDS encoding tyrosine-type recombinase/integrase, translated as MKQRRRKGDGTLFKNKKSKYYYIQYYMDGKLKQKSLRVTNKEEAEIKAKEFMALHNDLESKGDFIEAVAKSKGLKSEQIDSIKKVLDRHTGKDIKMAEAFRMFLAEPDRPTPSNEVIRQYKHHWELFVSFIGEEVYLHEIMANDVKEFGKHLLRLDEKKIRVHSDSNYNRIINKCRCIIKTLMDTANLNSNPFQNMGSRTVERTSRRNFTKEEVDRLLEATEGELRLLFAIAVYTGMRLKDAVLCKWENIDFTTNSIHIKPAKTAKYNQYVNMPIISQLKRELKLFGYSDESEYILPSLSSRYLSHRSNLKKDFKKAFKDAKISSDELGLVGFHSLRHTFVSDCAKAGVPLAIVQEVVGHSNTAMTRHYTNIDAEMTQQQIMKLSDEGKAMSLEEVKKLVSQMNSENWETIKNQILKA; from the coding sequence ATGAAACAGCGTAGAAGAAAGGGTGATGGGACACTTTTTAAGAATAAGAAAAGTAAGTATTATTATATACAGTATTACATGGATGGTAAACTTAAGCAAAAAAGTCTACGAGTAACTAATAAAGAAGAAGCTGAAATAAAAGCCAAAGAATTCATGGCTTTACACAATGACCTTGAGTCTAAAGGTGACTTCATTGAAGCAGTAGCTAAAAGTAAAGGTTTAAAGTCAGAGCAAATTGATTCCATTAAAAAAGTATTGGATAGGCACACAGGTAAGGATATAAAAATGGCTGAAGCTTTTCGGATGTTTCTTGCTGAGCCAGATAGACCTACTCCATCAAATGAGGTGATAAGGCAGTATAAACACCATTGGGAATTATTTGTATCCTTTATTGGTGAAGAAGTATACCTACATGAAATCATGGCAAATGATGTGAAAGAATTTGGCAAACATCTATTACGTTTAGATGAAAAAAAAATAAGAGTTCATTCGGATTCAAATTATAATCGCATTATTAATAAGTGTAGATGTATAATAAAAACATTAATGGATACAGCTAATTTAAACTCAAATCCTTTTCAGAATATGGGTAGTAGAACCGTAGAAAGGACATCTAGACGTAATTTCACTAAAGAAGAAGTTGATAGATTACTAGAAGCTACAGAGGGTGAATTAAGGTTGTTATTTGCCATTGCGGTTTATACAGGCATGAGGCTTAAAGACGCAGTTTTATGTAAATGGGAGAATATTGATTTTACTACAAATAGTATTCATATAAAACCAGCAAAGACTGCGAAATATAATCAATACGTGAATATGCCTATCATATCACAGCTTAAACGTGAATTGAAGTTGTTTGGTTATAGTGATGAGTCCGAATACATCTTACCCTCATTATCTTCACGTTATTTGTCGCATAGATCCAATCTTAAGAAAGACTTTAAAAAAGCATTTAAGGATGCAAAGATTAGTTCTGACGAACTGGGTTTAGTAGGCTTTCATAGTCTTAGGCACACATTTGTTTCGGATTGTGCGAAAGCAGGTGTACCTCTAGCAATAGTGCAAGAGGTAGTAGGCCATAGTAATACAGCAATGACTCGCCATTACACAAATATAGATGCAGAAATGACTCAACAGCAGATAATGAAACTATCTGACGAGGGAAAAGCAATGAGTCTCGAAGAAGTTAAAAAACTTGTTTCTCAAATGAATTCTGAGAACTGGGAAACAATTAAGAATCAAATTCTGAAAGCATAG
- a CDS encoding cold-shock protein, producing the protein METGTVKWFADDKGFGFITPDSGDKDLFVHHTEIQTSGFKTLAEGQKVEFEVGQGQKGPCATNVNPQ; encoded by the coding sequence ATGGAAACTGGTACAGTTAAGTGGTTCGCGGATGATAAAGGCTTTGGTTTTATAACACCTGATAGCGGAGACAAAGATCTTTTTGTACACCACACTGAAATTCAAACAAGTGGTTTTAAGACATTGGCTGAAGGCCAAAAAGTTGAGTTTGAAGTTGGACAAGGTCAAAAAGGCCCATGTGCAACTAACGTAAACCCACAGTAA